One segment of Pasteurella skyensis DNA contains the following:
- a CDS encoding acyl-CoA thioesterase yields the protein MKALENLIQLLTLKKINENTFQGESEDLGLLKVFGGQLMAQSLSAAMEVVELERHLHSFHTYFLRAGDIHSPIIYETDILREGVSFTAVSILAKQNDEILCRMIASFQLKEEGFEYQSPMPKVEEPAALYSENELIQSMASYLPEHLKEKCQEERPFDARIKYVNNPFKGVKLPPEQFVWVKVNGKVASANQRLQQCLFTYFSDFHCLPTALHPHKKGIMQQGMRFATLDHGIWFHRDIDLNDWILYALESNNSSGGRGLTRGQVFDQTGNLLATVQQEGMLRFSS from the coding sequence ATGAAAGCATTGGAAAATTTAATTCAGTTATTAACATTAAAAAAAATTAATGAAAATACCTTTCAAGGGGAATCAGAAGATTTAGGTTTACTGAAGGTATTTGGTGGTCAATTGATGGCTCAATCATTAAGTGCTGCAATGGAGGTGGTTGAATTAGAGAGACATTTGCACTCTTTTCATACTTATTTTTTAAGGGCTGGAGATATTCATTCTCCCATTATTTATGAAACAGATATTTTACGAGAGGGAGTAAGCTTCACTGCTGTTAGTATATTAGCAAAACAAAATGATGAAATACTTTGTCGAATGATCGCGTCATTTCAACTGAAAGAAGAGGGATTTGAGTATCAATCCCCAATGCCAAAAGTGGAAGAACCTGCAGCTCTTTATTCAGAAAATGAATTAATTCAATCGATGGCATCATACTTGCCCGAGCATTTAAAAGAAAAATGCCAAGAAGAGCGGCCATTTGATGCCAGAATTAAATATGTGAATAATCCTTTTAAGGGAGTAAAACTTCCCCCAGAGCAGTTTGTGTGGGTAAAAGTAAATGGAAAAGTTGCTTCAGCTAATCAGCGCTTACAACAATGCTTATTTACTTATTTTTCAGATTTTCATTGCTTGCCAACGGCACTTCATCCTCATAAGAAAGGAATAATGCAGCAGGGAATGCGATTTGCCACTTTAGATCACGGTATTTGGTTTCATCGTGATATTGACTTAAATGATTGGATTTTATATGCGTTAGAGAGCAATAATAGCTCAGGAGGACGAGGATTGACGAGAGGACAAGTTTTTGATCAAACAGGTAATCTGTTGGCAACCGTTCAACAAGAAGGAATGCTTCGCTTTTCCTCTTAA
- a CDS encoding GMP reductase, with protein sequence MLIEEQEYLDFDNVLIKPKRSTLNSRKEVTLNRAFTTRNSKVEIEGVPIIAANMDSVGTFEMAKSLAQFQIFTAVHKFYDVDDWVAFAKNNQAILKYLFVTIGSSDTEIEKLQQIIAKVPELKMICVDIANGYSAHFLNQVKKIRQLFPDKVLMAGNVVTYEITEELILSGVDIVKIGVGPGSVCTTRKMTGIGVPQLSATIECADAAHGLGGLVCTDGGCVNVGDISKAFGGGADFVMLGGMLSAHKESNGEVVIKDGKEFMTFYGMSSSNAMKKHYGKVNEYRASEGKEVLLPYRGEVKHTVQEILGGIRSTCTYVGAAKLKHLPKRTTFIKVSRQINTVYNNFEKS encoded by the coding sequence ATGCTAATTGAAGAACAAGAATACCTAGATTTTGATAATGTCTTAATCAAACCGAAGAGAAGTACTCTTAATTCTAGGAAAGAAGTCACTTTAAACAGAGCTTTTACTACAAGAAACAGTAAAGTAGAAATTGAAGGTGTTCCTATTATTGCGGCGAATATGGATAGTGTTGGAACTTTTGAAATGGCGAAATCTTTAGCACAATTTCAAATATTCACAGCAGTGCATAAATTCTATGATGTCGATGATTGGGTTGCTTTCGCCAAAAATAATCAAGCTATTCTAAAATACCTTTTTGTCACAATTGGTTCAAGCGATACTGAAATAGAGAAATTACAGCAAATTATTGCTAAGGTGCCTGAACTTAAGATGATTTGTGTCGATATTGCCAACGGATACAGTGCACACTTTTTAAATCAAGTCAAAAAAATTCGCCAACTGTTTCCTGATAAAGTATTAATGGCAGGGAATGTTGTCACTTATGAGATTACTGAAGAACTTATTTTAAGTGGTGTTGATATTGTCAAAATTGGGGTTGGCCCAGGTTCTGTATGTACTACTCGTAAGATGACTGGTATTGGTGTGCCACAACTTTCTGCTACTATTGAATGTGCTGATGCTGCTCACGGTTTAGGTGGGTTAGTTTGTACTGATGGTGGCTGTGTTAATGTCGGTGATATATCTAAGGCATTTGGTGGCGGTGCGGATTTTGTGATGTTAGGTGGAATGCTTTCAGCACATAAAGAATCAAATGGCGAAGTAGTGATCAAAGATGGCAAAGAGTTTATGACTTTTTATGGTATGAGTTCGAGCAATGCAATGAAAAAACACTATGGAAAAGTGAATGAATACCGTGCGAGTGAAGGCAAAGAAGTATTGCTTCCTTATCGTGGTGAAGTAAAACATACCGTTCAAGAAATTCTGGGTGGTATTCGTTCTACTTGTACTTATGTTGGTGCAGCCAAACTAAAACATTTACCTAAACGCACGACTTTTATCAAAGTAAGCCGTCAAATTAATACGGTTTATAACAACTTTGAAAAAAGTTAA
- the nqrM gene encoding (Na+)-NQR maturation NqrM, with translation METILLTFGFFLAIIFAMSIGYIVKGKTIKGSCGGISALGMEKMCDCEEPCDNLKDKVEKGQADPTELERFKQNSSFYEVK, from the coding sequence ATGGAAACTATTTTATTAACCTTTGGCTTTTTTCTTGCAATCATTTTTGCAATGTCAATTGGCTATATTGTTAAAGGTAAAACAATTAAAGGAAGTTGTGGGGGGATCTCTGCATTAGGAATGGAAAAAATGTGTGACTGTGAAGAGCCTTGTGACAACTTAAAAGATAAGGTTGAAAAAGGTCAAGCAGATCCAACAGAACTTGAGCGTTTTAAACAAAATTCCTCTTTTTATGAAGTGAAGTAA
- a CDS encoding Imm7 family immunity protein, which translates to MIEFYGWIKIRESYDEKNDSDELLSDIYKKLNTRLSEIQHNNFFIELLFLNGEGRLIFTGESNHKSQSWYDCLSLCEWVTKNAVGSYGVIYFFDDEDTEGYNNQFQVFSIKKGKLSLEADKLLSPFFEELENR; encoded by the coding sequence ATGATTGAGTTTTATGGTTGGATAAAAATAAGAGAATCTTATGATGAGAAAAATGACTCTGATGAGCTGTTATCTGATATTTATAAAAAATTAAATACTCGGCTTTCTGAAATCCAACACAATAATTTTTTTATAGAATTATTGTTCTTAAATGGTGAAGGACGTTTGATTTTTACAGGAGAGAGTAATCATAAATCACAAAGTTGGTATGATTGTTTGTCTTTATGTGAATGGGTGACAAAAAATGCAGTAGGATCCTATGGAGTTATCTATTTTTTTGATGATGAGGATACCGAGGGCTATAATAATCAATTTCAAGTTTTCTCAATAAAAAAAGGAAAATTATCATTAGAAGCAGATAAGCTACTTTCCCCTTTTTTTGAAGAGTTGGAAAATAGATAG
- a CDS encoding DMT family transporter, protein MNYKIPIYFVFLAAVWGASFMFMRVGAPELGAYAFSGLRVGIAGLILSPILLKPSCFKEYKEHWLKLSLIGILNTGIPFMLFTLATYHLTAGVTSVINASVPVMTGVISHFFFKYYLSKQQFLGLIIGILGVALLMLDGLQGEGSIWAFISALGACLCYAMSSNLAKRYLFAISPMTIAASGLLASGIVMLPIVILFFPQNTISWTAWSSVFAIAVLSTAIAMIVFYQLIQLLDPTKTAMVTLFIPIFGIFWGVLLLDEKVSLQMLLGTVIILLGTALTIFRRKSINVKS, encoded by the coding sequence ATGAATTATAAAATCCCCATTTATTTTGTGTTCCTTGCTGCAGTGTGGGGTGCATCTTTTATGTTTATGCGAGTAGGCGCCCCTGAATTGGGTGCTTACGCATTTAGTGGTTTACGAGTGGGGATTGCAGGGTTGATTTTATCTCCTATTTTATTAAAACCAAGCTGTTTCAAAGAATATAAAGAGCATTGGCTGAAATTGTCATTAATTGGTATTCTTAATACAGGTATTCCCTTTATGTTATTTACGCTTGCTACTTATCATTTGACTGCAGGAGTAACCTCAGTGATTAATGCATCCGTTCCTGTAATGACGGGAGTTATTTCTCATTTCTTTTTTAAATATTATTTGTCAAAACAACAGTTTTTGGGGTTGATTATTGGTATTTTAGGTGTTGCTTTATTAATGTTAGATGGATTGCAGGGAGAAGGAAGTATTTGGGCATTTATTTCCGCATTGGGAGCTTGCCTATGTTATGCAATGAGTAGTAATCTAGCAAAGCGATACTTATTTGCTATTAGTCCAATGACAATAGCGGCTTCAGGATTATTAGCCTCAGGGATAGTGATGTTACCGATAGTTATCTTATTTTTTCCTCAAAATACGATTAGTTGGACAGCATGGAGTTCTGTGTTTGCTATTGCGGTGTTATCAACTGCTATTGCAATGATCGTTTTTTATCAACTGATTCAACTATTAGATCCGACAAAGACGGCAATGGTGACACTATTTATTCCAATATTTGGTATTTTCTGGGGCGTATTGTTACTTGATGAAAAAGTATCACTTCAGATGTTATTAGGAACAGTGATAATTTTATTGGGTACTGCCTTAACTATTTTTCGCCGTAAGAGTATTAACGTAAAGAGCTAA
- the mnmA gene encoding tRNA 2-thiouridine(34) synthase MnmA, which translates to MKSQTFVNNCSQVTACQLTENATKKVICGMSGGVDSSVSAFILQQQGYQVEGLFMKNWEEDDDTDYCTAAADLADAQAVCDKLGIKLHKINFAAEYWDNVFEHFLSEYKAGRTPNPDILCNKEIKFKAFLEYAAEDLGADYIATGHYVRRRDLEGQSQLLRGLDANKDQSYFLYTLSKDQVAQSLFPVGELEKPIVRQIAEDLGLVTAEKKDSTGICFIGERKFKDFLARYLPAQVGNIKTIGGEVIGQHQGLMYHTLGQRKGLGIGGLKNKSEEPWYVVEKDLINNELIVAQGHDNSALLSTGLIAQQLHWVDRQPIRKNLRCTVKTRYRQTDVACEIQPIDDDTIKVIFDEPQIAVTPGQSAVFYLGEVCLGGGVIEEQLK; encoded by the coding sequence ATGAAATCACAAACATTTGTAAATAATTGCTCACAAGTGACCGCTTGCCAGTTAACTGAAAATGCGACGAAAAAGGTTATCTGTGGAATGTCTGGGGGAGTAGACTCATCGGTCTCTGCGTTTATTCTTCAACAACAAGGTTACCAAGTGGAAGGCTTGTTTATGAAGAATTGGGAAGAAGATGATGATACCGATTATTGTACCGCTGCGGCTGATTTAGCTGATGCTCAAGCGGTATGTGATAAATTAGGCATTAAGCTACATAAAATTAACTTTGCCGCAGAATATTGGGATAATGTCTTTGAGCACTTTTTAAGTGAATATAAAGCAGGACGAACACCAAATCCGGATATTTTATGCAATAAAGAGATCAAATTTAAAGCTTTTTTAGAATACGCTGCAGAAGATTTAGGTGCTGATTATATTGCAACAGGGCATTATGTACGTCGTCGTGATCTTGAGGGACAATCTCAGTTATTACGTGGTTTAGATGCGAATAAAGATCAAAGTTATTTTTTATATACTTTAAGTAAAGATCAAGTAGCTCAAAGTTTATTTCCCGTCGGTGAACTAGAAAAACCTATTGTTCGCCAAATTGCCGAGGATTTAGGTTTAGTCACTGCGGAGAAAAAAGATTCCACAGGGATCTGTTTTATAGGTGAGCGTAAGTTTAAAGACTTTTTAGCCCGCTATCTTCCTGCTCAAGTCGGTAATATCAAAACCATTGGTGGTGAAGTAATAGGTCAACATCAAGGCTTGATGTATCACACCTTGGGGCAACGCAAGGGCTTAGGTATTGGTGGTTTAAAAAATAAATCTGAAGAGCCTTGGTATGTGGTGGAGAAAGATTTAATCAATAATGAGTTGATTGTGGCACAGGGACACGATAACAGTGCATTACTTTCAACTGGTTTAATTGCTCAACAATTACATTGGGTCGATCGTCAACCTATTCGTAAAAATTTACGTTGTACTGTCAAAACACGTTATCGCCAAACTGATGTTGCTTGTGAAATTCAGCCTATTGATGATGATACCATTAAGGTCATTTTTGATGAGCCTCAAATTGCTGTAACTCCAGGTCAATCCGCTGTCTTTTATCTTGGTGAAGTTTGTTTAGGTGGCGGTGTTATTGAAGAGCAGTTAAAATAA
- a CDS encoding M16 family metallopeptidase, translating into MKKLIYLVCILLVSCLQFANAESSKEKITYQKGTLANGLEYLIFKVPNAGDRIDVRLRVKVGSVDEMPNEYGSAHMLEHLVFQGSKKFPMGSWNYLMKQGWERGRQYNASTGYEHTTYTFSPPKAKAQLNQLFDILADMMFYPSLTSLAWDKERKIVLEEWRSQSSPFKRLRKQYLNSLRSGSRYTHSEIIGSEKGIKTRKVAVLQQFHKRWYQPNNMQLLVVAGDIPIQTIAKQIKQKFSVKPQHSLPKRDESYYEPKLKSGWTVSQIQEKDSNGNSVSIIFRNTQDIAGKDKITQPKKEQLARVDDELRERLVDGFVVSTVNNRLKKLKKTFPEHLVNIYLRKTYLGHHTAGMILNAEITDNIHSLATDKLLTIREQFLRSPITASEMQDYIKDVKDLIKQEKKKTGFSDEFSNVLETAHYFLFDNLPIRTPAQSAKSMEAILKTITVADVNKRLIQWLNSQDKILQLQAPALTKVALPSTKELEQKVQNLAKAKLNTFNLYKVQKKELTKLPKPIQAGDITKEITYPKQSVTEWHLNNGDKFVYLESKLAKDDVSMTIEAPIGYMAEQLNPWKTKLAVKFIWFSGPKGFDKTSLKDWHKQNETTLFHRKMKSKYWLIQGLGKKDKIDKLFHLYQSQLLSAQIDEEGFKVSKIRTAQKLKSPIYAKNIQRREALAKLLYGKQEYKQPTPQDINTLTADDLFAQWKVLQKIPVTYYLIADMPAKDIKPLVKKYLAGIPRDKQPVKFTPYEPISGTGKAILNQNSEQRTDFAAITWQPQTATPETNLQLHFANQLTYKYLQIALRDDEQGVYSVRFSSNVSPYNNRIRSMLSFSSESARTQLLWKKSQQVLKEFPDKITQTELNQMLINFRKKEKLKLTQPKIWLSRLRASYLYYGNPNYLSEMYHLEQAVTLDQIKAISKKLWNNDNLCILQIDPEN; encoded by the coding sequence ATGAAAAAATTAATTTATTTAGTATGTATACTTTTAGTTAGTTGCTTGCAATTCGCCAATGCTGAATCAAGTAAAGAGAAAATAACCTATCAAAAAGGGACATTGGCTAATGGTTTAGAATATCTTATTTTTAAAGTACCAAATGCAGGGGATCGTATTGATGTTCGTTTACGAGTAAAAGTGGGATCAGTTGATGAAATGCCAAATGAATACGGCTCTGCTCATATGCTAGAACATCTGGTTTTTCAAGGCAGCAAAAAATTCCCTATGGGATCTTGGAATTATTTAATGAAACAAGGTTGGGAGCGTGGTCGTCAATATAATGCAAGTACAGGTTATGAACATACCACTTATACATTTAGTCCGCCAAAAGCTAAAGCGCAATTAAATCAGTTGTTTGATATTTTAGCTGATATGATGTTCTACCCGTCTCTCACGTCACTGGCTTGGGATAAAGAAAGAAAAATTGTCTTAGAAGAATGGCGTAGTCAAAGTAGTCCTTTTAAACGTTTAAGAAAGCAATATTTGAATAGTTTACGTAGTGGCTCCCGTTATACTCACTCTGAAATTATTGGCTCGGAGAAAGGAATTAAGACAAGAAAAGTAGCAGTGTTGCAACAATTCCACAAGCGGTGGTATCAGCCGAATAATATGCAATTATTGGTTGTAGCGGGTGATATTCCTATCCAAACGATTGCAAAACAAATTAAACAGAAATTCTCTGTAAAACCGCAACATTCTCTTCCTAAACGAGATGAAAGTTATTATGAACCTAAATTGAAATCAGGCTGGACGGTTTCTCAAATTCAAGAAAAAGACAGCAATGGTAACAGTGTTTCGATTATTTTCCGTAATACTCAAGATATAGCAGGTAAAGATAAAATCACACAACCTAAAAAAGAGCAACTGGCTCGTGTAGATGATGAACTGAGAGAGCGTTTAGTCGATGGTTTTGTTGTTTCAACAGTGAATAACCGATTAAAAAAACTAAAAAAAACGTTTCCTGAACATTTAGTTAATATTTATTTACGCAAAACCTATTTAGGGCATCACACTGCTGGAATGATCCTAAATGCAGAAATTACAGATAATATACATAGTCTTGCGACAGATAAATTGCTGACAATTAGAGAGCAATTTTTACGCTCCCCTATCACTGCCTCAGAAATGCAAGATTACATTAAAGATGTGAAAGACTTAATTAAACAAGAGAAAAAGAAAACTGGTTTTTCTGATGAATTTTCCAATGTATTAGAAACAGCACACTATTTTTTGTTTGACAATTTACCCATTCGTACACCTGCACAATCAGCTAAATCAATGGAGGCTATCTTAAAAACTATTACAGTAGCAGACGTTAATAAGCGATTAATTCAATGGCTAAATTCACAAGATAAAATCTTACAACTTCAAGCCCCAGCTTTAACCAAAGTAGCGTTGCCTAGTACAAAAGAGTTAGAGCAAAAAGTACAAAACTTAGCAAAAGCAAAATTGAATACTTTTAATCTTTATAAAGTACAGAAAAAAGAACTCACTAAACTGCCTAAACCAATTCAAGCAGGCGATATAACAAAAGAAATCACTTATCCTAAACAATCTGTGACGGAATGGCATTTAAACAATGGTGATAAATTTGTTTATTTAGAAAGTAAGCTTGCCAAAGATGATGTTTCTATGACCATTGAAGCACCGATAGGTTATATGGCAGAACAACTAAATCCTTGGAAAACAAAATTAGCAGTTAAATTTATTTGGTTTAGTGGACCAAAAGGCTTTGATAAAACCAGTCTTAAAGACTGGCATAAACAAAATGAAACTACACTTTTTCATCGTAAAATGAAATCAAAATATTGGTTAATTCAAGGTTTAGGAAAAAAAGATAAAATCGATAAGTTGTTCCATTTGTATCAGTCACAGCTACTTTCTGCTCAAATAGATGAAGAAGGTTTTAAGGTGTCTAAAATTAGAACAGCACAAAAGTTAAAATCGCCAATTTATGCTAAAAATATCCAAAGACGTGAAGCCCTTGCAAAATTACTTTATGGTAAACAAGAATATAAACAACCTACGCCACAGGATATCAATACCCTAACAGCGGATGATTTATTTGCTCAATGGAAAGTATTACAAAAAATCCCTGTTACTTATTACCTTATTGCCGATATGCCAGCAAAAGACATAAAACCATTGGTGAAAAAATATTTAGCAGGTATTCCAAGAGATAAACAACCTGTAAAATTCACACCTTACGAACCTATTTCTGGCACAGGTAAAGCCATATTAAATCAAAATAGTGAACAACGTACTGATTTTGCAGCAATCACGTGGCAACCGCAAACTGCAACACCAGAAACCAATTTACAACTGCATTTTGCGAATCAATTAACCTATAAATATCTACAAATTGCATTACGAGATGATGAACAAGGCGTTTATAGTGTACGTTTTAGTTCAAATGTAAGTCCATATAATAACAGAATTCGTTCAATGCTTTCCTTTAGTAGTGAGAGTGCACGTACTCAATTATTATGGAAAAAATCTCAGCAAGTATTAAAGGAGTTTCCTGACAAAATTACTCAAACAGAATTAAACCAAATGCTGATAAATTTTAGAAAAAAAGAAAAACTAAAATTAACACAACCTAAAATATGGTTAAGTCGCTTACGTGCCTCTTATCTTTATTATGGTAATCCAAACTATCTATCTGAAATGTATCATTTAGAACAAGCGGTCACTTTAGATCAAATAAAAGCAATAAGTAAAAAATTATGGAATAATGATAATCTCTGTATTTTACAAATTGATCCTGAGAATTGA
- a CDS encoding barstar family protein yields the protein MVEKQQNQLGYRNMYKITLFLKYDDDDGYPIYAQRIVQEDTIILRLIGYKGDINFKTTFERCVIEVKNNQGMYSEVERCVQVDKLVAHEDKMFLYLDNDFLSAGWLEYNIFEYLEILSDCKEKRYWLNLNEEEKSNWCVSCMCFNRQPELFHEEVVIDGRFIDSKLSFLCEFAESIIGIGGYFGSTLDGFEDCLAFGYYMDHPLRDTLKNITVIWKHFDTCEFEGKDVVLEILEERGVTLIAE from the coding sequence ATGGTGGAAAAGCAACAAAACCAATTAGGTTACCGTAACATGTACAAAATTACTTTATTTTTAAAATATGACGATGATGATGGCTATCCAATATATGCACAAAGGATAGTCCAAGAAGATACTATCATTTTGAGGCTGATTGGCTATAAGGGAGATATCAACTTTAAGACGACATTTGAAAGATGCGTGATTGAAGTAAAAAATAATCAGGGAATGTATTCTGAAGTAGAAAGGTGTGTTCAAGTAGATAAACTGGTTGCCCATGAAGACAAAATGTTTTTATACCTTGATAATGATTTTCTATCTGCAGGCTGGCTTGAATATAATATTTTTGAGTACTTAGAAATTTTATCGGATTGTAAAGAAAAAAGATATTGGCTTAATTTAAACGAAGAAGAAAAAAGTAATTGGTGCGTAAGTTGTATGTGTTTTAATAGGCAGCCAGAACTATTCCATGAAGAAGTTGTTATCGATGGTCGTTTCATCGATTCAAAATTAAGCTTTTTATGTGAATTTGCAGAAAGCATTATTGGCATTGGCGGCTATTTTGGAAGTACTTTAGATGGGTTTGAAGATTGTCTAGCTTTTGGCTACTACATGGATCATCCTTTACGAGATACGCTAAAAAATATTACTGTCATATGGAAGCATTTTGATACATGTGAATTTGAAGGTAAAGATGTTGTATTAGAAATATTGGAAGAGCGTGGGGTGACGCTAATAGCAGAGTAG